The Acidobacteriota bacterium genome contains a region encoding:
- a CDS encoding DUF2442 domain-containing protein, whose product MTELTPLADQVTVTDEELKVVLVDGRRVCVPLTWFPRLLEAPPEARNRWELLGDGEGIHWPDADEDLSVAGLLAGRPAAPISA is encoded by the coding sequence GTGACTGAGCTGACCCCCCTGGCCGATCAGGTGACGGTTACCGATGAAGAGCTGAAGGTTGTGCTGGTAGACGGTCGCCGGGTCTGTGTGCCGTTGACCTGGTTTCCTCGGCTCCTGGAGGCTCCACCAGAAGCTAGGAACCGTTGGGAGCTGCTCGGTGATGGCGAGGGTATCCATTGGCCGGATGCGGACGAAGATCTCAGTGTCGCCGGCTTACTGGCGGGGCGGCCCGCTGCCCCGATATCGGCATAG
- a CDS encoding sodium:alanine symporter family protein: MRDFIESIAAAISEGVSTTLGPPADFLAGYVWNWPSQAPLLAIVLLLTGLFITLRLAFVQVRGFRHAIDITRGKYDDPNDDGDLKHYQALSTALSATVGIGNIAGVGIAIRMGGPGALFWMWVTAFFGMALKFAECTLAIKYRKVHEDGSVSGGPMYYIEMGLGKAWKPMAVFFAALAVICSFGSGNMNQSNTMAVSLEQSPLAIPAVWSALFFATVVAMVIIGGIQRIGRVTSFLAPGMAAAYVLGATVILILNIGDIPSSFALIVTEAFNPTSVAGGGVASFLLTLMWGVRRGLFSNEAGQGSAPIAHATAKTDEPVREGLVASLGPFIDTLVICTMTGLVIISSGAYKDKVERTFPVYTAEALMGNPASDQELLELRGADSEAASLPVQDGRLDGVGLVVFDGFVENLRLEDEAGAPWNGALRYDPEAKILAAEGGGVEPTVRGEVFLTGAELTTHGFMKGLGPVGQWIVIIAVLLFAVSTAISWSYYGDRATEYLFGSRFIPVYRWVFVGFFFLGAILPLEAVWTIGDVALGLMSFPNLIALILLSGSVVAMSKDYFSREQKPDR, from the coding sequence GTTCATCACCCTGCGGCTGGCCTTCGTCCAGGTGCGCGGTTTTCGACACGCCATCGACATCACCCGGGGCAAATACGACGATCCCAACGACGACGGCGATCTCAAGCACTACCAGGCCCTGAGCACCGCCCTTTCCGCCACCGTCGGCATCGGTAATATCGCCGGCGTCGGCATCGCCATCCGCATGGGTGGCCCCGGGGCGCTGTTCTGGATGTGGGTTACCGCCTTCTTCGGTATGGCGCTGAAGTTCGCCGAGTGCACCCTGGCGATCAAATACCGCAAGGTTCACGAGGACGGCTCGGTCTCCGGTGGACCGATGTACTACATCGAGATGGGCCTGGGCAAAGCCTGGAAGCCCATGGCGGTCTTCTTCGCTGCTCTGGCGGTGATTTGCTCCTTCGGCAGCGGCAACATGAATCAGAGCAACACCATGGCGGTGAGTCTGGAGCAGAGTCCGCTGGCGATTCCCGCGGTGTGGTCGGCGCTCTTCTTCGCCACCGTGGTTGCGATGGTGATCATCGGCGGCATCCAGCGCATCGGCCGGGTCACTTCCTTCCTGGCCCCGGGCATGGCCGCCGCCTACGTCCTCGGTGCCACCGTGATCCTGATCCTCAATATCGGTGATATCCCCAGCAGCTTCGCCCTCATCGTCACGGAAGCGTTCAACCCGACGTCGGTAGCCGGCGGCGGTGTCGCCTCGTTCCTATTGACCTTGATGTGGGGCGTCCGACGAGGTTTGTTCAGCAACGAGGCAGGGCAGGGTAGCGCTCCCATCGCCCACGCCACCGCAAAGACCGACGAGCCGGTGCGGGAGGGCCTGGTGGCTTCCCTGGGACCGTTCATCGACACCCTGGTGATCTGCACCATGACCGGCCTGGTGATCATCAGCAGCGGTGCCTACAAGGACAAGGTCGAGCGCACCTTCCCGGTGTACACCGCGGAGGCCCTGATGGGCAATCCCGCCAGTGATCAAGAGCTCCTCGAGCTGCGCGGCGCCGATTCTGAGGCGGCGAGCCTGCCGGTGCAGGACGGGCGTTTGGACGGCGTCGGCCTGGTGGTCTTCGACGGCTTCGTCGAGAACCTGCGCCTGGAGGACGAGGCCGGAGCTCCCTGGAACGGCGCTCTGCGCTACGACCCGGAAGCCAAGATCTTGGCCGCCGAGGGCGGTGGCGTCGAGCCGACGGTCCGAGGTGAGGTCTTCCTCACCGGCGCCGAGCTCACCACCCACGGCTTCATGAAGGGCTTGGGCCCGGTGGGGCAGTGGATCGTGATCATTGCGGTGCTGCTCTTCGCGGTGTCGACGGCCATCTCCTGGTCCTACTACGGCGACCGGGCGACGGAGTACTTATTCGGCAGCCGCTTCATCCCCGTCTACCGATGGGTCTTCGTGGGCTTCTTCTTCCTCGGGGCGATCCTGCCCTTGGAGGCGGTGTGGACCATTGGAGACGTGGCCCTAGGCCTCATGTCCTTCCCCAACCTCATCGCGCTGATCCTGCTTTCCGGCTCGGTGGTGGCCATGAGCAAGGACTACTTCTCCCGGGAGCAGAAGCCGGATCGGTAG